The genomic stretch TCTTGCTTAAAATTATACCCCAAGGTGATGTAGCCCACTTTTACGAAAGACACGTCATGGTAAGTAAGTGGCTCCGCAAAAGGACCATTGTTACTCGGTTGATACCATTCATTGGACGGATTGTCAGGAGTCCAGTAATTGGTCTGGAGGCTATTGAACCGTGCAGGTGTGCCGTCAAATCCACCAGAGTGGGAAATATGAAAATAACTGGCCGAAACCGCACCTTGATTGGTCCTTACAAAGAAGGTGAAGTCCCAGTTTTTATAATTAAAGGTATTGGCAATACCGCCAGTCCACTTTGGCATATTGGATCCGATCACGGTGCGGTCATCTGCGTCAATAGCACCATCATCGTTAAGGTCTCTCACTTTTACCTGACCTGGCTGCTGGCCATACCCCTGGGCTTCGTCCAATTCATCCATCTGCCATATCCCATCAAAAACATAAGAATAAATCGACCCAACAGGCTCTCCTACTTTATGCACATAGGAACCTGCCTGGACACCAAATAGGATTTTGTCTAAATCACCATATAGCTTGGTGATCTTATTATTGTTTTTGGCAAAATTCAAGGAAGTAGTCCATTTGAAATCACTAGTGTGAATGTTCACGGAGTTTAAGCCCAATTCAACTCCTTTGTTTTCCGCCTCTCCCACGTTTTCGAATACTCCAGAAAAGCCTGAAACGGTCGAAATTGGCCTGAAAAAGATAATGCCAGTGTTCTTTCTATGGTAAATATCCAATGACCCGTACAGCCGGTTATTGAAGAAGCCAAAATCCAGACCAAAGTTAAACTCCTTGGTTTTCTCCCAGGTCAAGTCCTGATTGGCCAGGTTGGTCACATAAGCTGTCTGCGTAATTTGGTCGCCAATATTGGTAAAGTTATTACCAATCAATGAAAGTGATCCCAGCGGTGCCAAACCACCTCCCGCACCGTTGTTACCGGTTTCACCGTAGCTCAACCGCAATTTCAAATCAGCAATGAAGTTTTGGTCTTTCATAAATCCTTCATCGATAATGCGCCAGGCAAAGGCAGCCGAAGGGAAAAATGCCCACTTGTTTTGCTCGGACAAGATGGATGATCCATCATAACGGCCTGTCAAGGTCAGCAAGTACTTGTCCTTAAAGGCATAATTTACCCTTGCTGTATAAGACTCCAATGTCTGCTTGGAAAAGCCTCCCTGGGCCGTTCGCAGGTCGGAGCCTGCATCGATATTATAAAACAAGAACTCATCGGTGCTGTAATTACGACGTTGCATCAAGTAGTTCTCGTAGCGATCCATGAACAATGAATACACAAAGGTGGTATTCAGACGGTGATCACTTCCAAACTCAAGGTTATAATTGACGATATTATCCCAGGTATAAGAAATCCGGTTACTGTTATTGACTTCCGCACGCGTATTGCCTTGCTGTCCACTGGTAGATTTTGCAAACCTTCCCCGGTACTCACCATATCGGCTAAACTCGATGTTTGGCGAGAAATTAGAGCTGATCTTGAGGTTTTCTACTGGCGTAAATGCAAGTGACAGGTTGCTCAGGTAATTAAGGGTCCTTGTTTCCCTCGTAATATTATCCGGTTCGAATAATGGATTGGTGATGAAGGTCTCTCCTTGCAAGGGGAAAAACTGTGGATCTCCGTTTTCGTCGAAAGGTGTACCCGTAGGCCTCAAACGATAGGCACTGCGCAGCCCTTCACGGCTACCTTCATTCCTCAATGCAAAGGAGGCGTAGTTATTAAACGAAATCGAAAAAAGCTCCGAGAGCTTGCTGCTCAGGTTTCCGCGGATGGTATATCGTTCGTAATCTTCTCCTTCAAAAGTTCCTTCATCCTGGGTATAAGCTACGCCGATGCCATAGACCGTCTTATCATTTCCACCATTGAGGCTCAAGGTGTGGTTTTGCTGCATGCCATTGTGCTGGATCAGGTCAATCCAGTTTACATAATCCCCATTGGCTATATTCTCCAGTTCATTGGGTCGCATATAGTCGGCTAGATCGACATCACCAGCCGATACACCAAAATCTCCGGAAGAATAAAAATTACCCACCACGGCATCTCTGAAGTATTGTACAAATTCCTCACCTTGAAGCATATCGGGCAGGTTATACGCCTCTTTTACTCCAATGTAATTATCGTATTGGACACTCACTTTTCCTTTACTGCCTTTTTTGGTTTCGATGATTACCACACCGTTACTTCCTCTCGAACCATAAATGGCCGTAGCAGAAGCATCTTTCAGGACGTCCATCCGCTCGATATCCGCTGGGTTAAGAAACGAGATATCGTTTACAAATATTCCATCCACCACAAACAGTGGATTCTGACCGGGATTAAATCCTCCCTGTTCCACGGTTTCATTGGCATTTATGGTGTTAGAGCCCCGGATCCGGACATTGAATCCGCCACCTGGCTTATTGTCGGCTGCCTGAATATTTACCCCAGCCACTTGACCTTGCAGCGCTTGGAAGGCATTGACCTTATTGGCCTCTTGGATATTTTTGGAATCCATCGACACCACCGATCCGGTAAGGTCTTTCCGCTTGGTCTCACCATATCCTACCACGACTACTTCATCCAGCTGGGCCACATCAGGCTCGAGCTCGACATCAATAACCGTTTGGTTACTTACAGCGATCTCCTGGGTAATATACCCAACAAATGAAATGGACAAGACTGCCTCTGAAGGAGCAGCTACGTTAATTGAAAA from Echinicola soli encodes the following:
- a CDS encoding SusC/RagA family TonB-linked outer membrane protein, yielding MKHLSLKTLKRIIVSVSNVFQTNICVPRSKCYSRAALLLLMLVYSNLVLAQSTEITGTVISGEDQQPIPGATVLLKGSGTGTVTDLDGKFSINVAAPSEAVLSISFVGYITQEIAVSNQTVIDVELEPDVAQLDEVVVVGYGETKRKDLTGSVVSMDSKNIQEANKVNAFQALQGQVAGVNIQAADNKPGGGFNVRIRGSNTINANETVEQGGFNPGQNPLFVVDGIFVNDISFLNPADIERMDVLKDASATAIYGSRGSNGVVIIETKKGSKGKVSVQYDNYIGVKEAYNLPDMLQGEEFVQYFRDAVVGNFYSSGDFGVSAGDVDLADYMRPNELENIANGDYVNWIDLIQHNGMQQNHTLSLNGGNDKTVYGIGVAYTQDEGTFEGEDYERYTIRGNLSSKLSELFSISFNNYASFALRNEGSREGLRSAYRLRPTGTPFDENGDPQFFPLQGETFITNPLFEPDNITRETRTLNYLSNLSLAFTPVENLKISSNFSPNIEFSRYGEYRGRFAKSTSGQQGNTRAEVNNSNRISYTWDNIVNYNLEFGSDHRLNTTFVYSLFMDRYENYLMQRRNYSTDEFLFYNIDAGSDLRTAQGGFSKQTLESYTARVNYAFKDKYLLTLTGRYDGSSILSEQNKWAFFPSAAFAWRIIDEGFMKDQNFIADLKLRLSYGETGNNGAGGGLAPLGSLSLIGNNFTNIGDQITQTAYVTNLANQDLTWEKTKEFNFGLDFGFFNNRLYGSLDIYHRKNTGIIFFRPISTVSGFSGVFENVGEAENKGVELGLNSVNIHTSDFKWTTSLNFAKNNNKITKLYGDLDKILFGVQAGSYVHKVGEPVGSIYSYVFDGIWQMDELDEAQGYGQQPGQVKVRDLNDDGAIDADDRTVIGSNMPKWTGGIANTFNYKNWDFTFFVRTNQGAVSASYFHISHSGGFDGTPARFNSLQTNYWTPDNPSNEWYQPSNNGPFAEPLTYHDVSFVKVGYITLGYNFKQDVLDALKIQSMRLYFTAQNPFTFTNYEGWDPENAARNSWGSAYMSRIFMGGINVKF